Proteins from one Hyperolius riggenbachi isolate aHypRig1 chromosome 4, aHypRig1.pri, whole genome shotgun sequence genomic window:
- the LOC137570668 gene encoding P2X purinoceptor 7-like codes for MSKENQIEEIASVTNSESSDVEYSLATASFSTFSSELAAELASIEEGENIEQQDTAGDDSASNSTRKQEIDQFMQRFWNRLPDLKDDPSWYEKSSTVSLANQSTVLEDIPPTDTPQEPEQRTFDWCECGNCTPMKTEIEEVCCCQIEEVGDKIRDGKTCVTQVDFFKNMFINEEYVETNFRSNPNITEHPDDRLYNRKLRKTAYRSFTCWVYGYLGKKQRRPIPSCAVKMICDAFPDPLHLYTGFLFPDDYNAADMIDL; via the exons ATGTCAAAAGAAAACCAAATCGAAGAAATTGCTTCTGTGACCAACTCTGAATCATCG GATGTAGAGTACTCTTTGGCTACTGCAAGTTTCAGCACTTTTTCAAGTGAATTAGCTGCCGAGTTGGCTTCTATCGAG GAAGGAGAAAACATTGAACAACAAGATACCGCTGGAGATGATTCAGCCTCAAActccaccaggaagcaagaa ATTGACCAGTTCATGCAAAGGTTTTGGAACAGATTGCCAGATCTAAAAGATGATCCAAGCTGGTATGAAAAGTCATCCACTGTGAGTCTAGCAAACCAAAGTACAGTATTGGAAGATATTCCACCTACTGATACACCGCAAGAGCCAGAACAGAGGACGTTTGACTGGTGTGAGTGTGGCAACTGCACACCAATGAAAACGGAGATAGAAGAGGTTTGCTGTTGCCAGATCGAGGAAGTCGGCGACAAAATAAGGGATGGTAAAACTTGTGTAACTCAAGTAGACTTCTTCAAAAATATGTTTATTAATGAAGAATACGTGGAGACAAATTTCCGTTCCAATCCAAACATTACCGAGCATCCAGACGATCGACTGTACAACAG AAAACTAAGAAAAACGGCCTACCGATCCTTTACTTGCTGGGTTTATGGCTATTTGGGAAAAAAACAACGCAGACCAATTCCATCTTGTGCGGTTAAAATGATCTGTGATGCATTTCCTGACCCTCTTCACCTGTACACTGGATTCCTTTTTCCGGATGATTATAATGCAGCAGACATGATTGatctgtaa